The following are encoded in a window of Arthrobacter woluwensis genomic DNA:
- the ptsP gene encoding phosphoenolpyruvate--protein phosphotransferase has product MGFQGVGVNPGRVIATVKHMPEPLAEPQAGETLPPGADPAEVIAGLKAAALAVHDELKERATRASEDGKAVLEATALMAKDTMLLKAAGKLITAGTGAERAVWEAAEGVAAQFKALGGYMAERATDVLDVRARLVAQLRGVPAPGIPASSTPFILMAEDLAPADTATLDTSVVLALATSGGGPQSHTAIIARSLGLPAVVAAEGIEEIPEGAEVYVDGAAGLVVPEPGDEEREAAAKWASSAATLATFDGEGATADGHLVPLLANVGNAKDAEAAAALGAQGVGLFRTEFCFLERDTEPSVNEQADAYRAVFAAFPGKKVVVRTLDAGADKPLPFLTDTTEPNPALGVRGYRTDWTTPGVLERQLSAIAVAAVDTEAEVWVMAPMIATQPEAAHFASLCAGVGLKTPGVMVEVPSAALNASSVLKDVAFASLGTNDLTQYTMAADRMLGPLASLNDPWQPAVLRLVQLTVEGAKAAGDKAVGVCGESAADPALAVVLTGLGVNTLSMTARSLAAVGTVLKSVTLAEAQEIAALALNAATAVEGRAAVRARLPILDDLGL; this is encoded by the coding sequence ATGGGGTTCCAGGGAGTCGGAGTCAATCCGGGCCGCGTCATCGCTACCGTCAAGCACATGCCGGAGCCGTTGGCGGAGCCTCAGGCCGGGGAGACTCTGCCGCCGGGAGCCGACCCCGCGGAGGTGATCGCGGGCCTGAAGGCCGCGGCCCTGGCGGTGCACGACGAGCTCAAGGAACGCGCCACCCGCGCCAGCGAGGACGGCAAGGCCGTGCTCGAGGCGACCGCGCTCATGGCCAAGGACACCATGCTCCTGAAGGCCGCCGGCAAGCTGATCACCGCCGGGACCGGCGCCGAACGCGCCGTGTGGGAGGCGGCCGAAGGCGTGGCCGCGCAGTTCAAGGCACTCGGCGGCTACATGGCCGAGCGCGCCACGGACGTGCTGGACGTGCGGGCCCGCCTGGTCGCGCAGCTGCGCGGCGTCCCGGCTCCGGGCATCCCGGCGTCCTCCACCCCCTTCATCCTCATGGCGGAGGACCTGGCCCCGGCCGACACCGCCACCCTGGACACCTCCGTCGTGCTGGCCCTCGCGACCTCCGGCGGCGGCCCCCAGTCCCACACGGCCATCATCGCCCGCTCGCTCGGCCTGCCGGCCGTCGTCGCGGCCGAGGGGATCGAGGAGATCCCCGAGGGCGCCGAAGTGTATGTCGACGGCGCGGCCGGCCTGGTGGTCCCCGAGCCCGGCGACGAGGAGCGCGAAGCCGCCGCGAAGTGGGCGAGCAGCGCCGCGACCCTTGCCACGTTCGACGGTGAGGGCGCGACGGCGGACGGCCACCTGGTGCCGCTGCTCGCCAATGTGGGCAACGCCAAGGACGCGGAGGCCGCCGCGGCCCTCGGCGCGCAGGGCGTGGGCCTGTTCCGCACCGAATTCTGTTTCCTGGAACGCGACACCGAGCCGTCCGTGAACGAGCAGGCCGACGCCTACCGCGCCGTCTTCGCCGCCTTCCCGGGCAAGAAGGTGGTGGTCCGGACCCTGGACGCGGGCGCGGACAAGCCCCTGCCGTTCCTCACCGACACCACCGAACCGAACCCGGCCCTGGGCGTGCGCGGCTACCGCACCGACTGGACCACCCCGGGCGTGCTCGAGCGCCAGCTCTCCGCGATCGCCGTGGCCGCCGTGGACACCGAGGCCGAGGTCTGGGTCATGGCCCCGATGATCGCCACGCAGCCCGAGGCCGCGCACTTCGCCTCCCTCTGCGCCGGCGTGGGCCTGAAGACCCCGGGCGTCATGGTCGAGGTCCCCTCAGCCGCACTGAACGCTTCCAGCGTCCTGAAGGACGTCGCGTTCGCCTCGCTCGGCACCAACGACCTCACGCAGTACACGATGGCCGCGGACCGCATGCTCGGCCCGCTCGCGAGCCTGAACGACCCGTGGCAGCCCGCCGTTCTCCGCCTGGTCCAGCTGACCGTCGAGGGTGCCAAGGCCGCCGGGGACAAGGCCGTGGGCGTCTGCGGCGAGTCCGCCGCCGACCCGGCCCTCGCCGTCGTGCTCACCGGCCTGGGCGTGAACACGCTGTCCATGACCGCGCGGTCGCTGGCCGCCGTCGGCACCGTGCTGAAGAGCGTCACGCTGGCCGAGGCGCAGGAGATCGCCGCTCTGGCCCTGAACGCCGCGACCGCCGTGGAAGGCCGCGCCGCCGTCCGCGCCCGGCTGCCCATCCTGGACGATCTCGGCCTGTAA
- the cycA gene encoding D-serine/D-alanine/glycine transporter: MTNPQSATTATRTPGSAPSGEGEPHLARALSNRHIQLLAIGGAIGTGLFMGSGKTISVAGPSVIFVYMIIGFMLFFVMRAMGELLLSNLNYKSFSDFAGDLLGPWAGFFTGWTYWFCWVVTGVADVIAIAGYAETLIPGIPLWIPGVLTILILLALNLPTVKAFGETEFWFALIKIVAIVALIVTGLVMILTGFQSPAGQASFTNLWSHGGFFPREFMGFVAGFQIAVFAFVGIELVGTAAAETKNPEHNLPKAINAIPVRVMLFYVGALIILMSVTPWTEFKAGHSPFIGMFSLAGLGIAATVVNLVVLTSAMSSANSGIYSTSRMVFGLARDGDAPAVFGKLSRRKVPQNALFLSCVLLLAGVVLLYAGKDIGAAFDMVTTVSAVCFMFVWSIILLSYLVYRKKRPELAAASKYKMPGGVAMVYVVFAFFLFLIWALTTQPDTLTALLVTPIWFVILVIAWLAIRRSPHHLARHEAWKQSMK; the protein is encoded by the coding sequence ATGACCAATCCGCAATCGGCCACCACAGCCACCCGGACCCCCGGCTCCGCACCGTCGGGCGAGGGCGAGCCGCATCTCGCCCGGGCCCTGAGCAACCGGCACATCCAGCTCCTGGCCATCGGCGGCGCGATCGGCACCGGCCTGTTCATGGGCAGCGGCAAGACCATCTCCGTCGCCGGGCCGTCCGTCATCTTCGTGTACATGATCATCGGCTTCATGCTGTTCTTCGTCATGCGCGCCATGGGCGAACTGCTGCTCTCGAACCTGAACTACAAGTCGTTCAGCGACTTCGCCGGCGACCTCCTCGGTCCGTGGGCCGGGTTCTTCACCGGTTGGACCTACTGGTTCTGCTGGGTCGTCACGGGCGTCGCCGACGTCATCGCGATCGCGGGGTATGCGGAGACCCTCATCCCGGGCATCCCCCTCTGGATCCCCGGCGTGCTCACCATCCTGATCCTCCTGGCACTCAACCTGCCGACGGTGAAGGCCTTCGGTGAGACCGAGTTCTGGTTCGCGCTCATCAAGATCGTCGCGATCGTCGCCCTGATCGTCACCGGTCTGGTCATGATCCTCACGGGCTTCCAGTCCCCGGCCGGCCAGGCGAGCTTCACCAACCTCTGGAGCCACGGCGGCTTCTTCCCGCGCGAGTTCATGGGCTTCGTGGCCGGCTTCCAGATCGCCGTCTTCGCCTTCGTGGGCATCGAGCTGGTGGGCACCGCCGCCGCAGAGACCAAGAACCCGGAGCACAACCTCCCCAAGGCCATCAACGCCATCCCCGTACGCGTGATGCTCTTCTACGTGGGCGCCCTCATCATCCTGATGTCCGTCACCCCGTGGACCGAGTTCAAGGCCGGTCACAGCCCCTTCATCGGCATGTTCTCCCTGGCCGGGCTCGGCATCGCGGCCACCGTGGTGAATCTCGTGGTCCTGACCTCGGCCATGTCGAGCGCCAACTCCGGCATCTACTCCACGTCCCGCATGGTGTTCGGCCTGGCCCGCGACGGGGACGCCCCGGCGGTCTTCGGCAAGCTCTCCCGCCGCAAGGTGCCCCAGAACGCGCTGTTCCTGTCCTGCGTGCTGCTCCTCGCCGGCGTCGTCCTCCTCTACGCGGGCAAGGACATCGGCGCCGCCTTCGACATGGTGACCACCGTCTCCGCCGTCTGCTTCATGTTCGTGTGGAGCATCATCCTGCTGAGCTACCTCGTGTACCGGAAGAAGCGTCCCGAACTGGCCGCGGCCTCGAAGTACAAGATGCCCGGCGGCGTCGCCATGGTCTACGTGGTCTTCGCGTTCTTCCTCTTCCTGATCTGGGCGCTGACCACCCAGCCGGACACGCTGACGGCTCTGCTGGTGACGCCGATCTGGTTCGTGATCCTCGTGATCGCCTGGCTCGCGATCCGGCGATCGCCGCATCACCTGGCACGTCATGAGGCGTGGAAACAAAGTATGAAGTAG
- a CDS encoding MarR family winged helix-turn-helix transcriptional regulator — protein MNSESDAALELARTFREALRQAVYVTRRLDVGETELTGSQLSLLTQLADGGARVSDIARNLGVRAPTATEQITRLEGRGYVRRDSDPEDSRAVVVRLTDDGWDAVARVNLRRNRAIAAVIDELPPRDREALEAAIPVLTSIYDRLRGE, from the coding sequence ATGAACAGCGAATCAGATGCCGCTCTGGAGCTGGCCCGGACCTTCCGGGAGGCCCTCCGTCAGGCGGTCTACGTCACGCGCCGACTGGACGTCGGGGAGACCGAGCTGACCGGCTCGCAATTGAGCCTTCTCACGCAGCTGGCCGACGGCGGGGCGCGCGTCAGTGACATCGCCCGCAATCTGGGGGTGCGCGCGCCCACCGCGACGGAGCAGATCACCCGGCTCGAAGGCCGCGGCTACGTGCGGCGCGACAGCGATCCCGAGGACTCGCGCGCCGTCGTCGTGCGGCTGACGGATGACGGCTGGGACGCGGTGGCCCGCGTCAACCTCCGCCGCAACCGCGCCATCGCCGCCGTGATCGACGAGCTGCCGCCGCGCGACCGCGAGGCGCTCGAGGCCGCCATTCCTGTTCTGACCAGTATTTACGACCGTTTGCGTGGCGAGTGA
- a CDS encoding MFS transporter — translation MNQLDETIHESQEVLEEEKASFFRQPKAVWATALAAVFSFMGIGLVDPILPAIAENLQASPSQVSLLFTSYFLVTAVAMLITGFVSSRIGGKKTLLIGLGLIAVFASLSGLSGSVEQLVGFRAGWGLGNALFVATALAVIVGVASGGSGVAIILYEAALGLGISLGPLLGALLGGWQWRAPFFGTAFLMAAAFIALFFMLPTLPKPAQKVRLRDPILALGHAGLRTTALAGLFYNFGFFTILAFTPFILHMNAYGIGAVFFGWGVALAVFSIFVAPILQRRFGTTRSVMMALTGLLVVLVGLGLAALAHSVPTVVVLVIISGALLGINNTLFTELAMEVSDSPRPVASAGYNFVRWMGGALAPFIAAQLGENFGAQVPFFFAAVIMVLSLVAIFTGRKYLNAHEPHIV, via the coding sequence ATGAACCAGCTGGATGAGACCATCCACGAGAGTCAAGAAGTCCTGGAAGAGGAGAAGGCGTCCTTCTTCCGGCAGCCGAAAGCCGTCTGGGCCACCGCTCTGGCGGCCGTGTTCTCCTTCATGGGGATCGGCCTGGTGGACCCCATCCTCCCGGCCATCGCGGAGAACCTGCAGGCCAGCCCGAGCCAGGTGTCCCTGCTGTTCACCAGCTACTTCCTGGTGACCGCCGTGGCCATGCTCATCACCGGCTTCGTCTCCTCGCGGATCGGCGGGAAGAAGACCCTGCTGATCGGTCTGGGCCTGATCGCGGTGTTCGCCTCGCTGTCCGGGCTGTCCGGCTCGGTGGAGCAGCTCGTCGGCTTCCGCGCCGGCTGGGGTCTCGGCAACGCGCTGTTCGTGGCGACCGCGCTCGCGGTGATCGTCGGCGTGGCCAGCGGCGGCTCGGGCGTGGCGATCATCCTCTACGAAGCCGCGCTGGGCCTCGGCATCTCGCTCGGCCCGCTCCTGGGCGCCCTGCTGGGCGGCTGGCAGTGGCGTGCGCCGTTCTTCGGCACCGCCTTCCTCATGGCCGCGGCGTTCATCGCCCTCTTCTTCATGCTGCCGACGCTGCCGAAGCCCGCGCAGAAGGTGCGGCTCCGTGATCCGATCCTGGCTCTCGGCCACGCGGGTCTGCGCACCACGGCCCTCGCCGGCCTGTTCTACAACTTCGGCTTCTTCACCATCCTGGCCTTCACACCGTTCATCCTGCACATGAACGCCTACGGCATCGGGGCCGTGTTCTTCGGCTGGGGCGTCGCGCTCGCGGTGTTCTCCATCTTCGTGGCCCCCATCCTGCAGCGCCGCTTCGGCACGACGCGCAGCGTGATGATGGCGCTGACCGGCCTGCTCGTGGTACTCGTGGGGCTGGGGCTCGCCGCCCTGGCGCACTCCGTGCCCACCGTCGTGGTGCTCGTGATCATCTCGGGCGCGCTGCTCGGCATCAACAACACCCTGTTCACCGAGCTGGCCATGGAGGTGTCCGATTCGCCGCGGCCCGTGGCGTCCGCCGGCTACAACTTCGTGCGCTGGATGGGCGGCGCGCTGGCTCCGTTCATCGCCGCGCAGCTCGGGGAGAATTTCGGGGCGCAGGTGCCGTTCTTCTTCGCCGCCGTCATCATGGTCCTCTCCCTCGTGGCGATCTTCACGGGCCGGAAGTACCTGAACGCCCACGAGCCGCACATCGTCTGA
- a CDS encoding purine-cytosine permease family protein produces MEQNTSRNLSPGSVTMAAATLEIRSIDRVPSGERHGSPWSQFTLWFGANAQITAIVDGALAVVFGADAFWAIIGLLVGNLLGGAVMALHSAQGPSLGLPQMISSRAQFGVYGAIIPLVFVILMYIGFAATGTVLSGQAINLIIGSDNRSVGIIVFGALTAVLAIMGYRYIHALGRVATVLGLTGFAYLTFVILTRYDISQVLFTKPFEISTFLISVSVAAGWQLTFGPYVADYSRYLPEDTSAKRTFWYTFAGSTLGAQWAMTLGALAGGLSAAGLGGSFLKNQVGYMGDLAGGGLLALGIYIMIVTGKLTVNCLNAYGSFMCSATISTAFSRRNTVRPAVRAVSVLVVIALSVIVALVASADFLNLFKNFILLLLMVFTPWSVINLIDYYKVSGHRIDVAALYDPDGRYGSWNAVALVSYAIGILVQIPFLSQALYTGPLTAYLGGTDISWIVGIVVTAAVYWPWATAAKRSRELREREGATSAV; encoded by the coding sequence ATGGAGCAGAACACCAGCAGGAACCTCAGCCCCGGGAGCGTGACCATGGCGGCAGCCACTCTAGAGATCCGATCCATCGACAGGGTCCCCAGCGGGGAACGTCACGGCAGCCCGTGGAGTCAGTTCACGCTCTGGTTCGGGGCGAACGCGCAGATCACGGCGATCGTGGACGGCGCCCTGGCCGTGGTGTTCGGGGCCGACGCATTCTGGGCGATCATCGGCCTGCTGGTGGGCAACCTCCTGGGCGGGGCCGTCATGGCGCTGCACTCGGCGCAGGGGCCGAGCCTGGGCCTGCCCCAGATGATCTCCAGCCGCGCGCAGTTCGGGGTGTACGGGGCGATCATCCCGCTCGTTTTCGTGATCCTCATGTACATCGGCTTCGCCGCGACGGGCACCGTCCTTTCCGGGCAGGCGATCAACCTCATCATCGGGTCGGACAACCGCTCGGTGGGCATCATCGTGTTCGGCGCGCTGACCGCCGTCCTCGCGATCATGGGCTACCGGTACATCCACGCGCTGGGCCGCGTGGCGACGGTGCTGGGGCTGACCGGTTTCGCGTACCTGACCTTCGTGATCCTGACCCGTTACGACATCTCCCAGGTCCTGTTCACCAAGCCCTTCGAGATCAGCACCTTCCTGATCTCGGTCTCCGTCGCGGCCGGCTGGCAGCTGACCTTCGGTCCGTATGTCGCGGACTACTCGCGGTACCTGCCGGAGGACACCAGCGCGAAGCGGACGTTCTGGTACACCTTCGCGGGGTCGACCCTCGGGGCGCAGTGGGCCATGACCCTGGGCGCCCTGGCCGGCGGGCTCTCCGCCGCAGGGCTCGGCGGGAGCTTCCTCAAGAACCAGGTGGGCTACATGGGCGATCTGGCGGGGGGCGGTCTGCTGGCGCTCGGCATCTACATCATGATCGTCACCGGCAAGCTGACCGTGAACTGCCTCAACGCGTACGGCTCCTTCATGTGCTCGGCCACGATCTCCACCGCGTTCAGCCGCCGGAACACGGTCCGGCCCGCGGTCCGCGCGGTGTCCGTGCTCGTGGTGATCGCCCTGAGCGTGATCGTGGCGCTGGTGGCCTCGGCCGATTTCCTGAACCTCTTCAAGAACTTCATCCTGCTGCTGCTCATGGTGTTCACGCCGTGGTCGGTCATCAACCTCATCGACTACTACAAGGTGTCCGGTCACCGGATCGACGTGGCCGCGCTCTACGACCCGGACGGTCGGTACGGGAGTTGGAACGCGGTGGCGCTCGTGTCCTACGCCATCGGCATCCTCGTGCAGATCCCGTTCCTCTCCCAGGCCCTCTACACCGGGCCGCTCACCGCCTACCTCGGCGGGACGGACATCTCCTGGATCGTCGGCATCGTGGTGACCGCTGCCGTGTACTGGCCGTGGGCGACGGCGGCGAAGCGCTCGCGGGAGCTCCGTGAACGGGAGGGCGCGACGTC